One segment of Ricinus communis isolate WT05 ecotype wild-type chromosome 8, ASM1957865v1, whole genome shotgun sequence DNA contains the following:
- the LOC8270723 gene encoding NDR1/HIN1-like protein 13, with protein sequence MNFPIENSTSHECCHHLYNAYSFKGCCLFSIIFCLFIVIVIGILALAFFLILKPQEPKFSLSTIEVDSYRLSVYSGSSLFISSNVSLILNAINHNKVGIRYSPSCLNLYYHGIQIGVVKIPGFYQPANSDNVGVITKISLHCINVSQIINEGFLQKKASKKVVQMKLIGDIRVQLRLLHLTMPKMKVALECDIGINYAELPFENYELFNKEVVQEHLASLPVNSGSFSKNCTLALYI encoded by the exons ATGAACTTTCCCATAGAAaattcaacgtctcatgaGTGTTGCCATCACCTTTACAATGCTTATTCTTTCAAGGGTTGCTGTTTGTTTTCCATCATTTTCTGTCTCTTCATAGTCATAGTCATTGGAATCCTTGCCTTGGCTTTTTTCTTGATCTTAAAGCCTCAAGAACCCAAATTCTCTCTATCAACAATAGAGGTTGATTCCTACAGGCTAAGTGTCTATTCAGGTTCAAGCCTGTTTATTTCCTCTAATGTTTCTTTAATCCTGAATGCAATAAATCACAACAAAGTCGGCATCAGATACAGTCCTTCATGCCTTAATCTTTATTACCATGGAATTCAAATAGGAGTGGTTAAAATTCCAGGTTTTTATCAACCAGCTAACAGTGACAATGTCGGAGTTATTACAAAGATTTCTCTCCATTGTATCAATGTGAGCCAGATTATTAATGAAGggtttttacaaaaaaaagcAAGCAAGAAGGTTGttcaaatgaaattaatagGTGACATTAGAGTACAACTGCGACTACTTCACCTAACCATGCCAAAAATGAAG GTTGCATTGGAATGTGACATAGGCATCAATTATGCAGAACTACCGTTCGAGAATTATGAACTCTTCAATAAGGAAGTTGTTCAAGAACATCTC GCATCTCTTCCTGTTAACTCTGGTTCCTTCTCCAAGAATTGTACATTAGCTTTGTATATATGA
- the LOC8270724 gene encoding GDSL esterase/lipase 5 gives MARRASSLSFSFFLLILHLLLISATSKATPEHPIKRVPFFIFGDSFSDAGNNNYINTTTLDQANFWPYGETYFNFPTGRFSDGRLMPDFIAEYANLPLIPPFLQPGIDQFFLGVNFASAGAGALVETFKGDVIDLKTQLSNYKKVENWLRHKLGYNEAKMTISRAVYLFSIGSNDYMSPFLTNSTATLKSNSNSKYVGMVIGNLTTVIKEIYKIGGRKFAFVNLPALGCLPAIRIIKPDSNGRCLEETSLLAALHNKALSKLLFVMERKLQGFKYSLFNLRSSLQQRMKHPSKFGFKQGNTACCGTGKFRGVYSCGGKRPVKEFELCENPNEYVFWDSFHLTERAYKQLADEMWSGLNGSKIVGPSNLKQLFQN, from the exons ATGGCAAGAAGGGCAAGctctctctccttttctttctttcttcttattcttcatCTACTCCTCATTTCAGCAACTAGCAAAGCAACACCTGAACACCCAATAAAACGTGTTCCCTTCTTCATCTTTGGCGACTCATTTTCAGATGCTGGAAACAACAATTACATCAATACAACAACTCTTGACCAAGCAAATTTCTGGCCTTATGGAGAGACATATTTCAACTTCCCCACCGGACGTTTCTCCGACGGTCGTTTGATGCCAGACTTTATTG cTGAGTATGCAAATCTTCCATTAATCCCACCTTTTCTACAACCTGGAATTGATCAATTCTTCTTGGGAGTGAATTTTGCTTCAGCTGGAGCAGGTGCTCTGGTAGAAACTTTTAAAGGAGAT GTGATTGACCTTAAAACACAATTGAGCAACTACAAGAAGGTGGAGAATTGGTTGAGACATAAGTTAGGGTATAATGAGGCGAAGATGACAATATCTAGAGCTGTTTACTTGTTTAGCATTGGAAGCAATGATTACATGAGCCCTTTCTTGACCAATTCCACTGCTACACTGAAGTCAAATTCCAATTCCAAATATGTTGGGATGGTCATTGGCAACTTGACTACAGTCATTAAA GAGATTTATAAGATAGGAGGTCGGAAATTTGCATTTGTTAATTTGCCCGCATTAGGGTGTCTTCCTgctataagaataattaaaccaGATAGTAATGGTAGATGCTTAGAAGAAACTTCATTGCTAGCAGCATTGCACAACAAAGCTCTCTCCAAGCTTCTTTTTGTAATGGAGAGGAAATTGCAGGGGTTCAAATATTCACTGTTTAATCTCAGAAGCAGTCTTCAACAAAGAATGAAGCATCCTTCCAAATTTG GTTTCAAGCAAGGGAACACAGCATGCTGTGGTACAGGAAAGTTTAGAGGAGTTTATAGCTGTGGAGGAAAGAGACCAGTGAAGGAGTTTGAGTTGTGTGAGAACCCAAATGAATATGTGTTCTGGGATTCTTTTCATCTCACAGAAAGGGCTTACAAGCAATTGGCAGACGAAATGTGGAGTGGGCTTAACGGCTCTAAAATTGTTGGACCTTCCAATTTGAAGCAACTATTCCAGAATTGA
- the LOC8270725 gene encoding GDSL esterase/lipase 1 isoform X2 codes for MSSIRFQVYFLLALCAVLVIPKSTKAHPHPEEFQNHVALFVFGDSLFDVGNNNYLKNPIGLANFWPYGETFFNHPTGRFCDGRLISDFLAEYLKLPLILPYLQPGVHQFTNGVNFASGGAGALVETHEGRVVDLKTQVLYLKNVKKQISKQIGDEETKTLLSKAIYLISIGGNEYLAPSHVFKSFSREDYVRMVIGNLTSVIKDIYKIGGRKFVFVGFKEANVACCGAGLYRGILSSCGLVKGYEVCDDVSDYVFFDSVHSTEKTYKQLAKLIWTGGHNVSKPCNLKTMVEA; via the exons ATGTCAAGTATAAGATTCcaagtttattttttgttgGCTCTGTGTGCCGTACTCGTCATCCCAAAGAGCACCAAGGCTCATCCTCATCCAGAAGAGTTTCAGAATCATGTTGCCTTATTTGTGTTTGGGGATTCACTGTTTGATGTTGGCAACAATAACTACCTCAAAAACCCAATTGGTCTGGCTAATTTCTGGCCTTATGGTGAAACATTCTTCAACCATCCTACTGGCAGGTTTTGTGATGGTAGACTaatttcagattttctag CCGAGTATTTAAAGTTGCCGTTGATTCTACCATATCTTCAGCCTGGTGTTCATCAATTTACAAATGGAGTGAACTTTGCTTCAGGAGGAGCTGGTGCTTTAGTTGAAACTCATGAAGGAAGG GTGGTAGACCTTAAAACTCAAGTTCTATATTTGAAGAATGTGAAGAAACAGATAAGCAAGCAAATAGGTGATGAAGAAACTAAGACATTATTGTCCAAAGCAATTTACTTAATTAGCATTGGAGGCAATGAATATTTAGCACCTTCACATGTGTTTAAATCCTTCTCCAGAGAAGACTATGTAAGGATGGTAATTGGCAACCTGACATCTGTTATCAAA GATATCTACAAAATTGGTGGAAGGAAATTTGTATTTGTAG GTTTCAAGGAGGCAAATGTAGCATGTTGTGGAGCTGGTTTATATAGAGGAATTCTATCAAGCTGTGGATTGGTAAAAGGGTATGAAGTATGTGATGATGTGAGTGATTATGTCTTCTTTGATTCTGTTCACTCTACTGAGAAGACATATAAACAACTTGCTAAGCTAATATGGACTGGAGGTCATAATGTCAGCAAGCCTTGCAATCTTAAAACAATGGTTGAGGCATAG
- the LOC8270725 gene encoding GDSL esterase/lipase 2 isoform X1 → MSSIRFQVYFLLALCAVLVIPKSTKAHPHPEEFQNHVALFVFGDSLFDVGNNNYLKNPIGLANFWPYGETFFNHPTGRFCDGRLISDFLAEYLKLPLILPYLQPGVHQFTNGVNFASGGAGALVETHEGRVVDLKTQVLYLKNVKKQISKQIGDEETKTLLSKAIYLISIGGNEYLAPSHVFKSFSREDYVRMVIGNLTSVIKDIYKIGGRKFVFVGMGSFDCSPNIKLLNQEKGSCNKEMTALLKIHNTELPNTLEEIQDQLKEFQYVFFDFYNTLLERINNPSKFGFKEANVACCGAGLYRGILSSCGLVKGYEVCDDVSDYVFFDSVHSTEKTYKQLAKLIWTGGHNVSKPCNLKTMVEA, encoded by the exons ATGTCAAGTATAAGATTCcaagtttattttttgttgGCTCTGTGTGCCGTACTCGTCATCCCAAAGAGCACCAAGGCTCATCCTCATCCAGAAGAGTTTCAGAATCATGTTGCCTTATTTGTGTTTGGGGATTCACTGTTTGATGTTGGCAACAATAACTACCTCAAAAACCCAATTGGTCTGGCTAATTTCTGGCCTTATGGTGAAACATTCTTCAACCATCCTACTGGCAGGTTTTGTGATGGTAGACTaatttcagattttctag CCGAGTATTTAAAGTTGCCGTTGATTCTACCATATCTTCAGCCTGGTGTTCATCAATTTACAAATGGAGTGAACTTTGCTTCAGGAGGAGCTGGTGCTTTAGTTGAAACTCATGAAGGAAGG GTGGTAGACCTTAAAACTCAAGTTCTATATTTGAAGAATGTGAAGAAACAGATAAGCAAGCAAATAGGTGATGAAGAAACTAAGACATTATTGTCCAAAGCAATTTACTTAATTAGCATTGGAGGCAATGAATATTTAGCACCTTCACATGTGTTTAAATCCTTCTCCAGAGAAGACTATGTAAGGATGGTAATTGGCAACCTGACATCTGTTATCAAA GATATCTACAAAATTGGTGGAAGGAAATTTGTATTTGTAGGTATGGGATCTTTTGATTGTTCaccaaacataaaattacttaatcaGGAAAAAGGCAGTTGCAATAAAGAAATGACAGCTCtgctaaaaatacacaacacagAGCTTCCTAATACCCTGGAAGAGATACAGGATCAACTGAAGGAGTTTCAATATGTATTTTTCGATTTCTACAATACATtacttgaaagaattaataaccCTTCAAAATTTG GTTTCAAGGAGGCAAATGTAGCATGTTGTGGAGCTGGTTTATATAGAGGAATTCTATCAAGCTGTGGATTGGTAAAAGGGTATGAAGTATGTGATGATGTGAGTGATTATGTCTTCTTTGATTCTGTTCACTCTACTGAGAAGACATATAAACAACTTGCTAAGCTAATATGGACTGGAGGTCATAATGTCAGCAAGCCTTGCAATCTTAAAACAATGGTTGAGGCATAG